A segment of the Capra hircus breed San Clemente chromosome 19, ASM170441v1, whole genome shotgun sequence genome:
CCTGAATTTCATGATGATGGGTCTTGGTTTGAGAGAACTTATTGTGCAGGAGGCCTGATTGGCTCTTTGAATCTGGAGGCTAATGTCTTTCAAACATGTCTCTGAAACTGCCATTGATTAACATTATATCTCCTGAAATAATTCcatattttcatatcttttctctgttttctgggaTGTTTCTTTAATTACCTCTTATAACCCTTCTATAGATGTTTTGATTCTagccattatatttttaaacttctagTCATTCTTATTTGTTCTATGcatattattctttaaaagtaGCACATCATTGAGAACTCCTtggcatccagtggttaggactccgtgttTTCActcccaagggcctgggttcgattcctgatcagggaactaagatcctaactAAAATAAAAGTAGCACATTATCTTTTTCATGGATGCAAAAGTTCTCTTTCTGAGGATGTCTGCTGATTGTCTCTTAGTTTTCCTCTGTTCCCTGCATTGTCTCCATTGGCTCGGGGTAGGTTTCTTGTGCTTGCTTTGTCCCAGGTCTCTTTCACGCAGAGGTGGTTTTCCAATATTGAGTGACTCCTGGTTTACAATTCCGACTGTGGCACTGACAGCTGATTGGAAGTTGTAGGTAAGCAGACGGGGTTTTCATGTAGAAGTTTTGCTCCGAATGGTCAGGCAGCAGCGTGGTCATTTTTTTGAGAGAATCTCCCAGGCAGTGCCTCCAGGCCTTTTCCTTTGGGTCAGTTTTTCCAGAGCCAAGTGCTGGTTTTCTGCCACTTGCAGAACTGGGAAGGATGAATTTTTACAGACCTCGCCATGACACTTCTGAGGTATGGCTAGGGGAAGAGTGGACCTCAAAGCCACCCTCAACTGTGTCTGAGGTAACCCCCAACCTCCTGCTTGGGTGGGTGAGGGGCCATCACCTGCCTGGGGTCAAACCCTCTTTGTGTAAATTTCCCCCAACCCTATTCCACGGTTCTGCACTCCATCCCCGCTGTCAGAGGCACCAGAGCCTCCAGCTCCAGGAGCTTCCTAAGGTTCGGTGACCCAGTTCTGCTTCCTCTGCTGTGAACTTCAAGAGAGAGAGACGTCACCTGAAGCCAGTCACCCCAGGCCACCTGCTTTCCATCTTCCAAGATGTTGCTGTCATTTGTCCCCTGCTGCAGCTACTTCTTCCATTCTACTCTTGAggatgactatatatatatatatgtatataatttattttaattggaggctaattactttacaatattgtattggttttgccatacatcaacatgaatccaccacgggtgtacacgtgttccccatcctgaaccccccctcccacctccctccctgtaccagccctctgggtcatcccagtgcaccagccccaagcatcctgtatcctgcatcgaacctggactggcaactcGTTTctcacatgatattatacatgtttcaatgccattcttccaaatcatcccaccctcaccctctcccacagagtccaaaagactgttctatacatctgtgtctgttttgctgtctcgcagacagggttatcgttaccatctttctaaattccacgtatatgcattagtatactgtattggtgtttttctttctggcttacttcactctgtataataggcttcagtttcagccacctcattagaactgattcaaatgtattctttttaatggctgagtaatactccattgtgtatatgtaccacagctttcttatccattcgtctgctgatggacatctaggttgcttccatgtcctggctattagaaacagtgctgcgatggacattggggtacacatgtctctttcaattatttttaaaaaattatttactcttttatttggctgtgctgggtcttcattgctgcatagacttttctctggttgcgttgagcgggggctactccctagttgcggtgcctgggcttctcatcgtggAGAATGAGCTCGAGTGGAGCCCAGACTCAAGGACACTCGGGCTTCGGCGGTTGTGGCTCCCGGACTCTAcagcgcaggctcaatagttgtggtgcacgggcttagctacTCCGCAGCATGTAGGAccctcctgggtcagggatcaaacctctattgcactggcaagtggattctttaccagagtcaccagggaagcccccgaggACAACTCTCTTGCCCTGTCCTTTTAGTTTGGTttcaggagggaaggaagataAGCCCCTGTGCTTAAGCTGCCAAGTCAAGTGGGAGCCACTGGTCTTTGCTTGGTGGTTTTTCATTAAAGAATAAGCAAAAACCTCACGATACCTTTAAGAGAAGTTGTTGGGGATGCAAATGCCATGAAATCAGACAGAAATTTAGAAAAGACTCAGCAACACACGACCAGCTGGGATAAGTCCCAGGCGCCTTGTGGAGccaaagaaccagacacagaagTTCAAGACTGGGTGGTGCCAGCATCCTGCGGGCCTGTAGTTCTCAGGCTCAGACCAGGAGTCACCGCTGGGAGCGAGTGTTGGGTGGGGGGCCCACGAGAGTCACCAGGGGCAAGAAACACTCACCACCTTGGCACAGTGGCTGTGGCACAGGTGTGCACACATGGAGAGGTTTGTCAGGCTGGGCTTCTGAGACGGGTCACCGTGGGTCTCAGCAGAAGGGACGGGAAaggacatttattgagtgcttgctgTTTGCTAGGCGCTGGCTCGGTCTGCTTTCCTttctaattcattcatttaatgagCACCTACGATATCCAAGGCACCACTGAGATCCTGCGGACCCCGCAGCAAACAAGTAGCGCCTGTGCCTGCCAGGCCAGTGCTGGTTACCAGGGAGACATCAGGGAGGTGAGGTCAGTGAGAGTACATGCAGATGGGGGGCGAGGACAGGGTGTCAGAAAAGGCTTCCCCGTGAGAACGAAGTTGAAACAGATTCGACGGGTCAGGAGGAAGTGAGCAGCCGCCGAGCAGGAAGAGCATCGTATGCGGAGGGACCAGCGCACGCAAGGACCCCGTGAAGGCGTGCGTCCACGAGGGCAGAGAACAGGGCCGAGCAGGGCGCACTGTCTCGGGAGGGGCCTCCGAACCAGCGAGTCCCggctgggaaactgaggctcagtgtggCGGGTCCCGGCTGCCCAGCGAGCATTGCTGGGGAGGAGGCCAGCTTTGTCTGTTCCCCCTCCACTCACACATGGGAGGCCGCCTGGGCTACGGCCTCCAGCTGCCCTCACGCTTCCGCCTCTCAGCCCCACAGGGCCCGCGGCGGGGGGTGGCCATGGAGCCCTGCCCGGAAGAGCAGTACTGGGACTCGCTGCTGaacacctgcgtctcctgcaaacCCATCTGCAGCAGCCAGATTCCGCGCACCTGTGCGGCCTTCTGCAGTGAGTTCTGGGGCCCAGGCCCTCGCTGCAGGCGAGCAGCCTCTACTCCTCACACATGGGGCCTGAGGGGGTGGAGGAGGACAGACAGTGTGGGACCCTCTGCCTCTGGACCCTCCTGCCAGCTTGCAGCTTCCCCAGGGTGCCCTgttccttcctgcctcagggcctttgcacagggaTATTTAACCAGGGTTCCCTCCTGCCTGACCTTTAGGTCTCAGCACCAAGTCAGAGCTCCTCTCTGACTGCCAGATGGAGAGTGGGCCCTCCTTCTCCGTTCTCTGCTTGCACTTCTTTCTGAGTCTTTTTACTATAGAAGTTATCAAACTGAGAGAGAACAGCATAACAAACCCGTCTACCCATCAGCAGCTTTAGAAATACTGCTTTTTTGGTTCCCAATCATTGTTTTAACTtgtgtattttaaagtaaatagaaGAACTCGTATCGTTTTACCTGTGAATAGTGGATCATGAATCCTTAATACATAGGCCTTCAAAATACAAACTCAACATTTTATCACTCCCAGAAGTAATTCTTTAACATCGTCTATACTCACGCCATATTCTGATTGTCTTGACAAGTGTATTTTGCTTGCCTGATGGAACTCATCATGACTTGTATCATGTTCTTTCCTGTGGGTTTGTTTTATGTGTGTCTCAACCACTAGACTGTGGGCTCAATTCCTTTCTTaagcctagcacagtgcctgacacacagtgctTCATATAAATACTGGTGGAGTggagctcagagaggctaagtgacttgcccaagagcACACAGCATAACAGTGGAAGAGATAGGATTTGAAAAATGACTCTCTGACACCAACACCATGACTCTGAGCCACTATCCTTTAGTGAGGTGGTCATTCATTATGTTGACCGACAAACCCTGGAAAGAGGAATGGAAATGACTACATTTCATGGTTAAAAGATGAACCATAAAGCACCATACTGAGAGACCCACCAGCTGATGGGCTGAGGAGCATGGAGGTTTTCTTGTAGGAGGCACCACCTGAGATTGATCACTGAAGGCTGAGGATGTGGAGGCCAGATGAGGGGGAAGGGCATCCCCTGAGAAGGGACCAGTGTGGACAAAGGCCCAAGACCCAGAAAATACAGCAGAAACACTGAGGCCCTGTGGGGAGTCTGTGAGGTCTGGCAGTGAGGGTGGTGGCCTGCGGAGCTGTCACCTACACAGGCACATGGGGGACCCAAGGAGGGTAGGAGGTCGTGGCAACCCTGGGACAAGGCTGCCATTAGGCTAACTCCCCCTGTGCTGGGGTTGGGGGCCCAGGACCAGGGCAGGGCAAGGGGAGGTCCCAGATCTATGCCTCCCTGGTCTTGTCCTCTACTTTGAAAAGGACATAAGGGCTGGCATGTTGGCATTGCAAAGAGGCGTGGTGAATATTCTACTTAAACCTTGAGAGTTAttcactatgtgtcaggcactgtgttgGGGACTTCAAATCCTCATAGCAACTGGAAGAAATCACCATATTATATTGTGATTATCCCTCTCCTGGGAAACAGGAGACTGAGTCACAGGCCCAGCTGCCACGTGAAGTGGGGATGAGGGTGCCCCAAGCCTGAGTAGCTTCAAGGTCTGGCTTCTGGGCCTCTGTCGTGTGCTGCCTCCAAAATGCCTGCAAACCTGCCTGCAGGTCACAGTTCCATAGGAACAGAATCCTCCTTAGAGACAAAGGGGACCCGCCCTGCAGAAAGGCAGGTCTGTAATGCACTCAGAACTGCTCTCTGAGCAAGTATGAATGGCCTTCGTTTTGCTTCGCTTCTGCCCCTGGTAGTGATACATGTTTGAGCTCCTGTGACTCCCATTTATTATTAGGACAGGAAGAACACTGTCGTTCAAGCTTTCCCACCTCCTGTCCAGGCCCCTCCCCAACTCACCAAGGGGTATGCTGGCTTCCTTCTCCATTCCTTGTATTTATAAGAGATATGCTTCTCCTTTATGAGATTTGAAAAATCGAAACAAAGAACTCCTGTGACAACGTAATAACTTAGATATCAACGGTAAAATATAACTAGAAAATCTTTATATGATTAGTACTAGGAAATGCACTTTTAAATAATATGTAGAGCAAAGAACAAATACtaatgaaaaataagaacattttaaactagatatagaaaaaaatactaCACATCAAAACACATGCAGTGCAGCTTAACAGCACACAGTAGACAAGATACCATCTAGTGTTTGCATCATGGAAAAGGACTGGGACTTCTCTGGAATTGCTTTTGGGGAACTggactaggattttttttttcactgggaTGCCCTTTGAGGCCAAACCTGCAGGTCCTGTGTGTGTCCGTCACCCAGTAACATCATTGatctctgtctcccagagtcaCTCAGTTGCCGCGAAGAGCAAGGCAGGTACTATGACCTGCTCCTGAGGGACTGCATCAGCTGTGCCTCCATCTGCGGACGTCACCCCAAGCAGTGCACACACTACTGTGAGAAGACGCTGAGGAGCCAAGTGAGCCTCCTACCAGAGTTCAGGAGACAGCGGGCCGGAGAGGCCCCGACCCGAGCAGACACCCTGGGGAAGCACCAGGTGCCAGAGCACAGAGGCTTGGATGCGGGTCCAGGTAAGCCACCTGCTGTGTTTGGCCTGCACTTGGTTCAAGGTCCAAGTGGGTAGAAGGCAGGCACCAGGCCTCAATAAGGAGGGGCTGTGAAGCAGGAAGTCCAGTGCATGCAAATAACCAGAAGCCAGACTGCGGGGTGGTCATCACAGGAAGAAAAACTAGGCAAAGTTTACAGAAGTCTGTGGGCAAGAagaaagcagcagcagaagaaaagaCCAGACAGTTAGGAGTCTCCTGACAGCCTCTGAATGAGCTCTCAGAACACAGGGCCACAAGTGACCAGCACAGCCAATCTGTGAGCAAGACCCCCAAGCCCATTCAGAGAGACGGAGACTCATCAGGGCCTACAGGCCATGTCTGCCCCACACAGTGTCCCTCCGGAGGTCTGGGACTTACACATGTCCCACTGTGTCCCGacacgtgtgtgtgcaggtgAGGCCAGAGCTGGGCTTGGCAAGGACTGTAAACAGAAGGTGCTGAGTCCAGACCCTGAGTCctaagggtgggggtggggcgtggAGGATGGTCACACAGCAGAGCTGACCTCTCTCCATCCCCTCCTGCTCCCCACATCCTGCCCCCCGACTCACTCCGCACCCTGCCAACCCCCACCTCAGCCCACTCCACCTCTCTGGGAAAGGCCATTCCTTTGTTTGATGGGAACAGTGCAAGCTTAGCTGGGCTGGGGCTCCAGGCATCCACACCTGTGGCCACTTCGCTCCTGTCTCTGTCTTCACGGGGCTTCTCTGTGggtctgtcttcctctttctaaGGACACTTGTCATTGAATTCAGGGCCACCCTCATCCAAGGTGGCCTCACCTCCAGatccttacatttttttttaaagttttgttttggcTACAtcgggtctcagttgtggcacacaggatcttccctgcctcctgcaggGTCTTtcagggctcagtagctgcagctctcaGGCTTAATAGCtctgtgggatgtgggatcttagttcctcaaacagggactgaacccccaccccctgcattgtAAGCTGGATTCTCTTTTCCCCAactctacttatttattttcggctgcaCTAGGCCTCTGCCCCTGCCAGCAGGTTTTCTCTCGTGGCGAGTTgcgggctgctctctagctgttgggcatgggcttcagtagttgtggcccatgggcttagttgctccatggcatgtgagaacttcccggcccagggatcgaacccctgtcccctgtactgcaaagcagattcttaaccactggaccagcagggaagttcccCAGACCCTTAACTTGGTCACATCCATAAAGGCTCCTCTCTCACAAATCAGGTCACATGTGTGTGTAGGGTGCCTGCCCAGGGGGCTCCTTGGGGGCACATTGGCATATAGCCTGGTGGTCAGTCTTGTCCCTGGCTTTTTGCTTATCTTGGGGCATGGAGTGTTTTCTCTTCCCATCCCTGCCACTGCCACATGCAACGTCACCACTGTGAGGGCTGCCCCCAGGCCTGAAGCCAGGGAAGAGGTGCAGACAGCCTTGTGCACCTACCTCACTCCTCCCCAGCTGGCCCATTTGCTGGGCCAGGGCTGTAGGGATGCTGGCCAAACGTTCCACTGGGTCCGGCGGCAGCCAATAGCGTGGAGGCGGAGTGTCTGCCCCATTCCCCCAGAAGGCAGACCTGACCATGAGCACCAGTGGCCATGGGCCCAGGCTCAAATCCTGTCCTCCCTCGGCCACACCAGCCAAGCCAAAGCCACTAGGGCCCTCAGGATGGTCACAGCACTGCCAGTCTAGCTGGCTGGAGTTCCAGCCCAGCATCAGCAGTTTCCAGGCGAGACTGGTTCTGAGAACACTGTAAAGGGTTGAACAAATCAAatggaaagttcagttcagttgctcagtcgtgttcgactcttagcaatcccatggactgcagcatgccaggcttccctgtccatcacagactCCCAGAacctactgaaactcatgtccattgcatcggtgatgccatccaaccatctcatcctctgttgtccccttctcctcccgccttcaatctttcccagcatcagggtctttaccaatgggttagctctttgcatcaggtggccaaagtattggagtttcagcttcagcatcagtccttccaatgatatccaggactgatttcctttaggactgactggtttgatctccttgcagtccaagggactctcaagagtcttctccaatatcacagttcaaaagcatcaattctgcgctcagctttctttatagtccaactctcacatccatacatgactactggaaaaaccatagctttgactagatggaccttagtaatgtctctgctttttaatatgctgtctaggttggtcacagcttttcttccaaggagcaagcatcttttaatttcatggctgcagtcaccatctgcagtgattttagagcccccagaataaagtctctgtttccactgtttccccatctacttgccatgaagtgatgggaccagatgccttgatcttagtttcctgaatgttaagttttaagacagctttttcactctcctctttcactttcatcaagaggttctttagttctttgctttctgccataagggtggtgtcacccacatatctgaggttattgatatttcttccaacaatcttgattccagtttgtgcttcatccaacctggcaattcacatgaggtactctgcatataagttaaataagcagggtgacaatatgcagccttgatgtactcctttcctgatttggaaccagtccgttgtttcctgtccatttctaactgttgcttcttgacctgcatacagatttctcaggagataggtcaggtggtctggtattcccacctctttaagaattttccccagtttgttgtaatccatacagttaaaggctttggtgtagttaataaagcagatgtttttctggaattctcttgctttttcgatgatctaatggatgttgacaattttatctctggttcctctgccttttttaaatccatattgaacatctgaaatttcttggttcatgtcctgttgaagcctagcttggagcatttttgagcattactttcctagcgtgtgagatgagtgcaattgtgtggtagtttgaacatcctttggcattgcttttctttgggactggaatgaaaactgaccttttccagtcctgtggccattgctgagttttccaaatttgctggtatattgagtgcagcactttcacagcatcatcttttaggatctgaaattgctcagctggaatttcatcacctccactaactttgttcatagtgatgcttcctaaggcccacttgacttcacattccaggatgtctggttctaggtgagtgatcacaccatcgtggttatctgggtcattaagatttttttgtacagttctgtgtattcttgccacctcttcttaatatcttctgttacgctatactgtttctgtcttttattgtgcccatctttgcatgaaatattcctgtggtatctctaattttcttgaagagatctgtgctgctactgctaagtcacttcagtcgtgtctgactctgtgtgacccaatagacggcagcccaccaggctcccctgtccctgggattctccaggcaagaacactggagtgggttgccatttccttctccaatgcatgaaagtgaaaagtgaaagggaagtcgctcagtcgtgtccgacacttcgtgaccccatggaatgcagcctaccaggctcctctgtccatgggattttccaggcaagagtactggagtggggtgccattgccttctcggaagagatctctagtctttcccattctattgttttcctctatttctttgcattgattgctggaAAACctgcttggaaatgaaccaagcaCTGCCCCTGGTGGCAGTGCTCAGAACTGCGCTTGCTGGCCTGGTTCTTAGGCAAGCACAGAGGTCACCTCCTTTCCAGACAGAAGACCCTGGGCCTGGGGTCAGCAGACAGCGAGGCACTGGGCCAGGCCGCTCCATCCCAGGGCCAGGTCACTAGGGCCGAGACAGGGCAGCAACCAAGCTGCAGACCTGAATGGCTTGGTGACTGAGCACAGGAAGCAGAGCAGAGGCCGGGACCCTGTGCTCCCATCTGGCAGCCAGCAGGCTCCCCCCTCTTTCCTGTCTGGAAGGGGTGACATCCATGAGTTGTGATGGGAGAGAAAAGGCATTAAGACCGAGGTTTGGGGCACGCTCCCCAGAAGCAATGCCTGCTGGGAGGCAGGGTTGTCGATTCCCAGGTGTTCCCATCGAAGCACATCTCATCCCAGGCTGTACCCCAAGTGCtcgccttcccctccctcctcactcCCTGCCCCTGAGGTCCAGCTCATCTCAGTATCCATCATGCAGCTGGTCCCCAGTCAAGGACTGCATCCACGTCACCGGAAGTGATAGTGCAGAGTCTGTGGGACTCTGAAAGCATGCCCGTGTCTCCAGCCTGGGTGCAGCTAGAAGGTGACACGTTCAATGGTTCAGCCCAGCCTGACCTGAGGGCAGAAATCAGGAACCATCTCCGAATGCCAGCAGCCAGTCTCCAGTCAGTCTGAGTGTTGGAATTCACGCTGAAAACACCTGAAATATGCAGATGTGTGGTTGTGAATTGACCTGGCGGTCCTGTGTACTGAGCAACGTCAGAGAATAGACGCTGGTGGCTGGTAATTCTGCCTCTGACGGGAAGGCTTGTCCAGCTGGCCTGATGGTTTCCCTTTATCCCGGGGTGCATAGTAGTAGACGGAGAGACCTGGGAACTGGGAAACATGGTGTCACCTGGTTCTGCACACCCTGTGACCTCTCCCTGGATCCTCTCACCTCTCAGGATCTTGGCCTCCAGATCTGTAGCCTCACTCAGGGTCTTTgctttccctcccccacccaaggCCTCTCTGAGCTCTGGTCAGCACCGCTGGCCTGAGGTGGTGACACCAGCCCGCTCAGAGCTCTGTAAACATCAAGGCAGCACAGGCCAGCAGTCACTTTATCCAACTCTGTCTTGGGAGTGTGTGTAAGGAAGAGGACCAGTGTCCATGCTcatcgtgtgtgtgtggttgGCCAGGCCCTGGCCTGGAGTCCATCAGGCCTGCCACTGATTCCAGCTCTGCAATTGGGACCACGGTGATTCTGAGGCTCAGTTTTGTTTTCTGCAAGATGGACTATAAGACGGTGCAACCACTGTTGAAAACCATCAGGCTCCTCAAATAGCTAACACAGAGCTGCCATCTGCCCCACACTCCACCCCTGGGATGCGTCCATGAGAGTGAACACAAGGTCCACATGGAAACCTGCAAGTTTGACACCACTCCAATGTTCCCTGTGGACAGACAAATGACACACGTGGCCACAGGCCTGAGCTTCGGAAACACACTGAGGGGCTGACACAAAGGCCCCGTGCTGCAGGTCTGACAGTGGCCAAAACTGGTGCAGAGACAGCCTAGTGGAGCCTGGGAGAGGGGAGTCACCACAGTGGGTGCGGGACTAGGCCTGCCCCCAGGCACACATGCAGCGGCTGCAAAACCCTGTGAACACACTGAACCCCTGCCTCCTCCACTTTACAGCTATGTAGCCATGGACTACACCTCAGTCTCTAAAGAGGTGACCAGCCCTCACTGCCAGAGCACGAGGATCTGGGAGATGCTAAAGAATGCACTGTGTGCTCCAAAGGCAGCAGGCGGCCAGCAGCCCTTCCTCCAGGTGGAGGGAGGCCCACGGCAGGTGACGAGGGCAGGGCTTTGGCTCAGGCCCTGAGAGGCAGAGGGACCAGCACCCTATTTCCCTAGGGCCCCCGGCTTTACCCCTGCCCCCCAAACTCAGAAGCAGCTGCACTGTCTCTCTCTCGAAGCTTGTGCCCACAGGCTGGACAGGCACACACCCTCCCTGGATAGCTATCTCCCTGTTCACCCAGCCACCTCTGGTACTGCCGCAAGTCACACGCCAAAGGAGACGAGAGCAAAATCGGTGTCCAGCTCCACCATCTCAGAGGCTGCTCCAGGCCAGGGTGGGAGCAGGCTAAGCCTGACCCTCCAAGGGGGTGAAGGGTAACCACAGAGCTTGCGTTGGGCTGACAGGGCAAGAGCGAGCATGGAGGAGGAGGGGCTGCTCCCTGAGGAGAGCTGCCTCAGGGAGGCCTTTCTCATTCTCACCCCGGCCTTGTCCAGCAGTGCCTGCAGGGCTGAAGCTGAGCGCTGACCAGCTGGCCCTGGTCTACAGCACGCTGGGCCTATGTCTCTGTGCCATCGTCTGCTGCTTCCTGCTGGCCGTGACCTGCTTCCTCAAGAGGAGGGGGGTCCAGGTCTCCTTCCCGACCCGCCCAGGGCCGTGTCCCACGCAGGCCAAGGCCTCCAAGGGTGAGTGTTCACTGGGGTCCCAGGCATCGCTCTGTCCTGGCCATGCCCTGTTTCTAAGTGGACAGCGCCAGGCAGCTCCTCCTGGGGAGGCCTGGATCTGGTCGGTGCAGCACCCGCTCAGACCAGATGAACAAGGTCAAACATCaaggtgagaagagaaggggcTTGAGGAAGGGTGGGTGGAGCATGGGATGGGGGTGTGAGGCCCGCAGCGCTAAAACCGGAGGTGGTGGGTCTCCTGGCACTTTGGGACTGTAAGGCCCACACCTGCACATCCGCCTCGGCGGAAGATGAGGGCGTGGCCGGGCTGCCTCCGGGAGaaggcggaggaggaggaggggtccGCGCCGAGGCCAACGCCCTCTCCTCTCTGCACAGATGATTGGATGGAAGCCGGCCGCGTGGTAGGGACGCCTCCCGAGCCAGTGGAGACATGTAGCTTCTGCTTCCCGGAGTGCAGGGCGCCCACCCAGGAGAGTGCAGGCGCGCCCCCGACACCCGTGTCCGAGCGCACAGGGAGGAGGGCGAGCCAGGAACAGAGTGCAGCCGGACAGCCCTGCGTGCGCGCTGCGAACGGCGGGATCGAGGTGGTGTACACACCAGCGCAGGAAGGAGGCCTGGCCACGTGAACCTGGGGGAATGGTGAGGGGGTACAGAGAAGTGGGGGACGGGGGTGGGCAGAAGGGGAGGAAGAGGTGATGGGGGCAGCGGGGAAAAGAGCTGGGGGAAAGGGCCAGGGACCTCATTCTTGACCCCAGGTCTCCACTGTAGGTCACCGTCACCTCAACGC
Coding sequences within it:
- the TNFRSF13B gene encoding tumor necrosis factor receptor superfamily member 13B isoform X1 — translated: MSGLGRRRQGGRSQEEPTPQGPRRGVAMEPCPEEQYWDSLLNTCVSCKPICSSQIPRTCAAFCKSLSCREEQGRYYDLLLRDCISCASICGRHPKQCTHYCEKTLRSQVSLLPEFRRQRAGEAPTRADTLGKHQVPEHRGLDAGPAVPAGLKLSADQLALVYSTLGLCLCAIVCCFLLAVTCFLKRRGVQVSFPTRPGPCPTQAKASKDDWMEAGRVVGTPPEPVETCSFCFPECRAPTQESAGAPPTPVSERTGRRASQEQSAAGQPCVRAANGGIEVVYTPAQEGGLAT
- the TNFRSF13B gene encoding tumor necrosis factor receptor superfamily member 13B isoform X2, with protein sequence MSGLGRRRQGGRSQEEPTPQGPRRGVAMEPCPEEQYWDSLLNTCVSCKPICSSQIPRTCAAFCKSLSCREEQGRYYDLLLRDCISCASICGRHPKQCTHYCEKTLRSQVSLLPEFRRQRAGEAPTRADTLGKHQVPEHRGLDAGPVPAGLKLSADQLALVYSTLGLCLCAIVCCFLLAVTCFLKRRGVQVSFPTRPGPCPTQAKASKDDWMEAGRVVGTPPEPVETCSFCFPECRAPTQESAGAPPTPVSERTGRRASQEQSAAGQPCVRAANGGIEVVYTPAQEGGLAT
- the TNFRSF13B gene encoding tumor necrosis factor receptor superfamily member 13B isoform X3; translation: MSGLGRRRQGGRSQEEPKSLSCREEQGRYYDLLLRDCISCASICGRHPKQCTHYCEKTLRSQVSLLPEFRRQRAGEAPTRADTLGKHQVPEHRGLDAGPAVPAGLKLSADQLALVYSTLGLCLCAIVCCFLLAVTCFLKRRGVQVSFPTRPGPCPTQAKASKDDWMEAGRVVGTPPEPVETCSFCFPECRAPTQESAGAPPTPVSERTGRRASQEQSAAGQPCVRAANGGIEVVYTPAQEGGLAT